One genomic region from Candidatus Binataceae bacterium encodes:
- a CDS encoding GldG family protein, which translates to MASAGLIGLVFLFFALIAYLTGAGMYCLLNLVLGVLAVVLWATSSHDTLGTLMGHRATRYGANAVVYSLGFVGVLIAVNYILALHHRRFDLTSERVFSLSPQSDKVVRSLKQPLKFYGFFQGGRDSRAEELYQSYTYASPKITYQLIDPEKNPEIATRFNVTRMPTTHLQYGDQGTNVSETTEQAITNGIIKVTSTGTKAACFLQGHGEASITDMDNAGGFGRAAQALAGENYEIRPLTLMTAPKVPADCVVVIVVGPEKPLFPAEIEAISGYLKNGGRVLVMLRPPRADLAAAEASLVNMVSQWGLTVGDDIVLDQQLHLFQGPTLGLSPLVELYPPHPITRGFTKDTLWPMVRSVEPVKDIKFGLQTWPLAQTSDT; encoded by the coding sequence ATGGCATCGGCTGGCCTGATCGGCCTCGTCTTTCTGTTCTTCGCGCTGATCGCCTACCTCACCGGCGCGGGCATGTATTGCCTGCTCAACCTGGTGCTCGGCGTATTGGCGGTGGTGCTGTGGGCGACCTCCAGCCACGACACGCTGGGCACCCTGATGGGCCATCGCGCGACCCGCTACGGCGCCAACGCGGTGGTGTACTCGCTCGGCTTCGTGGGCGTGCTGATCGCGGTCAACTACATCCTCGCCCTGCACCATCGCCGTTTCGACCTCACCTCCGAACGGGTCTTCAGTCTCTCGCCGCAATCCGACAAGGTGGTGCGCTCGCTCAAGCAGCCGCTCAAGTTTTACGGCTTCTTCCAGGGCGGCCGCGATTCGCGGGCCGAAGAGCTTTACCAGTCGTACACCTACGCCTCGCCGAAGATCACGTACCAGTTGATCGATCCCGAGAAGAATCCCGAGATCGCGACGCGTTTCAACGTGACGCGGATGCCCACGACGCATCTCCAGTATGGCGACCAGGGCACCAATGTCAGCGAAACCACCGAACAGGCGATCACCAACGGCATCATCAAGGTCACCAGCACCGGGACCAAGGCCGCCTGCTTCCTCCAGGGCCACGGCGAGGCCTCGATTACGGACATGGACAATGCGGGCGGCTTCGGCCGCGCCGCCCAGGCGCTGGCGGGCGAGAACTACGAGATCAGGCCGCTCACGCTGATGACTGCGCCCAAGGTGCCGGCGGATTGCGTGGTCGTGATCGTGGTCGGGCCGGAGAAGCCGCTGTTCCCGGCAGAGATCGAAGCGATCAGCGGCTATCTCAAAAATGGCGGGCGGGTGCTGGTGATGCTGCGGCCGCCGCGGGCCGACCTCGCCGCCGCGGAGGCTTCGCTCGTCAACATGGTCAGCCAGTGGGGCCTCACGGTCGGCGACGATATCGTGCTCGACCAGCAGCTGCATCTCTTCCAGGGGCCGACGCTCGGGCTCAGTCCGCTGGTCGAGCTCTACCCGCCGCATCCGATTACCCGCGGATTCACCAAGGATACGCTATGGCCGATGGTGCGGTCGGTCGAGCCGGTGAAGGATATCAAGTTCGGCCTGCAGACCTGGCCGCTCGCGCAGACCAGCGACAC
- a CDS encoding ABC transporter permease subunit → MRNALTIAGKELASYFVQPVAYVVLTVFVLMAGWFFFALLKQFSEMVQVYTAMSNAQALEHLNLNARVIEPLLHNMSVVMVILVPAITMRAFAEEKRSGTYEFLLTAPIRTGEIVAGKFIAAAVFIVIMIALIWIFPIILMVFGDPEVGVMGAGYVALALLGVCFVAIGLFTSSLTQNQIIAAISCLGILLLLYVISWPLQTGGGILGDLLRYLSLPQHFGQMVGGVIDTSDIVYFCTMIFVALFLTQRSVESARWR, encoded by the coding sequence ATGAGAAACGCGCTGACGATTGCGGGCAAGGAGCTGGCGAGTTACTTCGTGCAGCCCGTCGCCTACGTGGTCCTGACGGTCTTTGTGCTGATGGCCGGATGGTTTTTCTTCGCGCTGCTCAAGCAGTTCAGCGAAATGGTGCAGGTGTACACGGCGATGTCGAACGCGCAGGCGCTCGAGCATCTCAACCTCAATGCCCGTGTGATCGAACCGCTGCTGCACAACATGTCGGTGGTGATGGTGATTCTGGTGCCGGCGATCACGATGCGCGCGTTCGCCGAAGAAAAGCGCAGCGGCACCTACGAATTCCTGCTGACCGCGCCGATCCGCACGGGCGAAATCGTCGCCGGCAAGTTCATCGCGGCCGCGGTCTTCATCGTCATCATGATCGCTCTGATCTGGATTTTCCCGATCATCCTGATGGTGTTCGGCGATCCGGAAGTCGGCGTGATGGGCGCGGGCTACGTGGCGCTCGCGCTGCTCGGCGTATGCTTCGTGGCAATCGGGCTTTTCACTTCCTCGCTCACGCAGAACCAGATCATCGCGGCGATAAGCTGTCTTGGGATCCTGCTCCTGCTTTACGTGATTTCATGGCCGCTGCAGACGGGCGGCGGCATTCTTGGCGACCTGCTGCGCTACCTGTCGCTGCCGCAGCACTTCGGCCAGATGGTCGGCGGCGTGATCGATACCAGCGACATCGTTTACTTCTGCACGATGATTTTCGTGGCCTTGTTTCTGACCCAGCGCTCGGTCGAGTCGGCGCGTTGGCGATAG
- a CDS encoding ATP-binding cassette domain-containing protein, which yields MIEVKNLTKRYGDFVAVRDVSFKAEHGSILGFLGPNGAGKTTTMRIITGFMPATDGTVLVDGLDIFSQSLEARRRIGYLPETPPLYSDMRVEAYLRFVAKLRGMRRSDVDEAVERVLKICGLADMAHRICGQLSKGYRQRVGLAQAIIHNPPVLVLDEPTIGLDPRQIHEIRGLIHGLSGQHTIVLSTHILPEVSQICDRVVIINAGRVVLEESLGSLPAGKSLEDVFLEAISKEEGHEVAEAEETLEEVGAGHG from the coding sequence ATGATCGAGGTAAAAAACCTGACCAAACGCTACGGCGACTTCGTCGCCGTGCGCGACGTCTCCTTCAAGGCCGAGCATGGTTCGATTCTGGGCTTTCTTGGCCCCAACGGCGCCGGCAAGACCACTACGATGCGGATCATCACCGGTTTCATGCCGGCGACGGACGGCACCGTGCTGGTCGACGGTCTCGACATATTCTCCCAATCGCTCGAGGCGCGCCGCCGGATCGGGTATCTGCCCGAGACGCCGCCGCTCTATTCCGACATGCGCGTCGAGGCCTACCTGCGCTTTGTCGCGAAGCTTCGCGGAATGCGACGCTCCGACGTTGATGAAGCGGTCGAGCGCGTGCTCAAGATTTGCGGCCTCGCCGACATGGCCCATCGCATCTGCGGCCAGCTTTCCAAGGGCTATCGTCAGCGCGTCGGGCTTGCGCAGGCAATCATCCACAATCCTCCGGTGCTGGTGCTCGACGAACCGACGATCGGCCTGGACCCGCGCCAGATCCACGAGATCCGCGGGCTGATCCACGGCCTCTCCGGCCAGCATACGATCGTGCTGTCAACCCATATCCTGCCCGAGGTCTCACAGATCTGCGATCGCGTCGTGATCATCAACGCGGGGCGCGTGGTGCTCGAGGAGAGCCTGGGCAGCCTGCCTGCGGGGAAATCGCTCGAAGACGTGTTCCTGGAGGCGATCTCGAAGGAGGAAGGCCACGAGGTTGCGGAGGCCGAGGAAACGCTGGAGGAGGTAGGAGCGGGCCACGGCTGA